In the genome of Chrysoperla carnea chromosome 5, inChrCarn1.1, whole genome shotgun sequence, the window ttttttatattcaaaaaataatataatttcgaaaaaattttcaattttttcaacatttgtactaggagaacataagtgggaattagtagttcctgataaggagaaaggtgagtaagtgttttcatcccgaaagtctaaaattttattttggcagaaagttattggtctgcccactagaggtcacactcaccaaacacgggtgtgtagaccactaactttctgacttacgaggtgacaacaattaccttgctatcaggtactacttattccgtccgtccttcatgttctcctagtagaaatgtgaaaaaaattgaagtttttgaacgaaaaaaaaactaattttttcatcatttactaggcaaacatgctgtggtggaaatttgaaaaaaaatgaaaataaaatcagattttgcttaaaagatttattgaacttttttttaatatatgttctcacctagtttcgaaccaagggactattaatcgaagtcagatacgctaaccaaTATACCATTATGGCTCTTGGTTCCCATTACAACtatctaaaaaataacattatctcggcatattaacatatttaattaaaaaataatcgtgAGACCGCTAGATATGAACCGAGGTACTATATAATGGGAAGCGACTGTGCTAACCACTACTGCATCTCTGACATGTTATGattatcaataatgtaatatacataccttttacCCACCTTTTCAATAAAGTTACCTATAAACgaataattgtagtaatattttgttaaaaggtaggttctgtttgatattcctgaaatcgacgtaaaggataaaagataaaggtaggtataataatgaataataataattaaaccagaaaaattgatcaaaacgatattttattatatacatttgtacATATTTACTTGTCCTTTTCGGTAAGTATGTACTTTGTAGCATAGACAGGCACATTCTGGACACGTTTctgctattatttattttgtttacagaCAGACGATTGGATTGGGGACGCTCAGCTCCGTCCATTCTCTATGTCTATGAtgtttatgtttacattttagtCAAAATATAGTTGTTACAACTTCCTAGCATCGAATTATTGAAGTGTCAAATActttaaactgaaaaaattcgattaatttCGATTGcaactagaaaaaaaagaattcgaAGACTATCGAAAGAAAACATGTCAGCAGAAATGTGTATATGTCCTTATAATAAATCACATGTGGTTACTAGATTAAGGTTACCGTAtcatataattaaatgtaagGCTCGATATCCGGATATACAACTTATCCATTGTCCGTACAATGCTACACACATGGTTAAAAAAGAATCGATGGTGGATCATTTAAAAGAATGTCCTGATAAAGTGTTAATTGAACCatggaaatataatttaaatggtACCCAACAACATGGTGATTTGATTCCAACTACATTTAATGATGAAGAAAGTGTTCAAAACAATTACGATGATGATGATGGGTGGAATTGAAAacacgaaataaaattaaaacctttttatataaataattaagaagTTTACTAGACAAACCGATTCAATCTTCAAgtgaaatgaaaaatgtaaatttgctTCAGAAatcgaataattattaattagtcaatggactaagaaaattaaataatgtaaatttattataatatataatataaatataaataatataaaagattttcaGAAGTAGCAGGCTTAGACCTCCTTTAGACTGAGGACACACTATAAAGATTTCTGATGATGTGGGATGTATGATAATAGACTTATAAGAAATTCTTATAATGTGCCTCTCAGCCTTAAAATTAGAATACAATCTAGTAATCTTTGGCTTAAATTTTGGCAATTTTCGGAAGAAAAGTTAATGAATTTGGCTAGTGAACTATCCagttattaaatttactatttttatataattattttaatataattaactgaATAAATCAAAACGTGAAGTACATTTTTATTGCGTTTTTATTACACCTTTTTGGGATTCTCCTATTCTAGGGTAACATTGATATGatcatattaatattaacattgcattttgtttaattcaaaaataacgaAGCAAAATTATTACCTAATAGTTAAtagctttaattttaaatatcccGCATATGAATGCGGGCCGCCCGCGCTCTCAGTGGGTAATTTTGGCTTTAAAGGAGGctgttcaaattaaaattattgaaaaataactaataatttaaCTTGTTGCATTCGAAATTGTGGAAATAagagacaaaattaaaaataaaattcataagcGCGTTCTTCAGTCATTTCTGAAGCCCGCCTTTGGTATATGGCATAATAATTTAGGTTTTCAGTTTTCATTTCAATGAGATGCAAATCCGAATAGCGCATTCTTCAAAACGACTGCAAACCacctttttatgattttaaatttgcattctaaattttatgtaaaaatattaaaatatattttgaatttttcgaagAGCGTGAGGGTTTATATTTCTATTACGTGgccatctataaaataaaaataaactaaacatCAAGTAATCATACTTAACCCTACTTTATAAAGTTACGGATTATTTATATCTACATCagtttacattattatattatttttatattttaaaccatGGCAAAAATTATGACAGAAATTTTTGGAAGTTTCCAAGAATATTTAAACACCGAACAAGAATTACGAGAGGTAAAAAGTAATGtaatgttgaatattttatacactacatataaattgtttttatagcaAATTCGTGAAACGGTGCGAGATATTGATCGAATATCACGAGAAATTGTGACACTTCTACAAGTTATACACCAAGAACAAACAGCAGATActgaaagtataattttttttcaaataaaacgtTTTCGTTCttctaattttattcattttcaatagTTCCAAACACATGCTTGAAAGCAcgaaaatatttcgatgaagTGAGAGTCAACTATATTAAACTAGCATCAGTTGTGCCACAAGATCAGTATTACAGATTTCATGATCAATGGAAGTTTGTTACCCAGAGATTAGCATTCCTAATAGCTCTCACTATTTATTTAGAAGTTGGAATATTAGTATCAAGAGAGACTGTTGCTGAAATACTAGGCGGTATGTATTGCTGAAATATTAGGTGGAAGTTATTCTTTTTCCCTATTATATATTACGAAAGTTATGGTAAATTTGCTCTCTAGCGCCGTTAACATGTTATCATAAAACAGTTGTAATTCGGGCCTCTAAACTTGCtatccaataaaaatttatgacctTTAAATTCACACCCAACGATTGCTTCTGTAAATTAAAACTTAAGCATGGATGATTAAAGCTGAAACTCCAAAAATGTtggtaaaaaaatgtatgaatttaatattattgttattccaTCAGAACCCACGATCGGGAATAGGCAATCATTTCCCCCAATGCCATCGTTTTTATTGGATCACCCTGccgtcataaattaaaaaaggtttagCACAAAAAACTAGATTTTACAGTAAATAAGAAAAACCAATTATATGatctacataaaattttgattttttcaaaaat includes:
- the LOC123300201 gene encoding translin; amino-acid sequence: MAKIMTEIFGSFQEYLNTEQELREQIRETVRDIDRISREIVTLLQVIHQEQTADTEIPNTCLKARKYFDEVRVNYIKLASVVPQDQYYRFHDQWKFVTQRLAFLIALTIYLEVGILVSRETVAEILGVKSRRDEGFHLDLEDYLMGLLQLSSELSRFAVNSVTYGDYNRPLEISRFVAELNAGFRLLNLKNDSLRKRFDALKYDVKKIEEVVYDLSIRGLKPNTSTATPTSTAAPTASISEKCTTQQN
- the LOC123300202 gene encoding gametocyte-specific factor 1-like; this translates as MSAEMCICPYNKSHVVTRLRLPYHIIKCKARYPDIQLIHCPYNATHMVKKESMVDHLKECPDKVLIEPWKYNLNGTQQHGDLIPTTFNDEESVQNNYDDDDGWN